The Candidatus Komeilibacteria bacterium CG_4_10_14_0_2_um_filter_37_10 genome includes a region encoding these proteins:
- a CDS encoding ferredoxin: MSKVKVDQDKCIGCGTCIALCSEVFEYADNGKARVVNEKGCGVKCDCQQAVDSCPVGAISTQEK; encoded by the coding sequence ATGTCTAAAGTAAAAGTAGATCAAGACAAATGTATAGGTTGTGGTACTTGCATAGCACTATGTTCAGAGGTTTTTGAATATGCCGATAATGGCAAAGCCCGAGTCGTTAACGAGAAGGGCTGTGGAGTGAAGTGTGATTGCCAACAAGCAGTTGATAGTTGTCCGGTGGGAGCAATTTCTACTCAAGAGAAATAG